In Nocardioides sp., the following proteins share a genomic window:
- a CDS encoding restriction endonuclease subunit S, whose product MTALADDGLAELDSLPAGWTAGVLGDYIERPEYGYTDSASDDASGTKFLRITDIQGGQVDWVTVPYCKCPPDVLRSKRLLPGDVVVARIGATTGKSFYIGTTPDDAVFASYLIRLRAKRRKLLPRYLYFYMQTDEYWAHIDLHKGDRLKGGVNIAVLESMPVVIPPVEEQARIVQVLDLLQAAVRSESACAVQATTLGDGALAELFSLGLRREPQQETEIGLMPASWRPRPIADLCDIWSGGTPRKAEKAYWTGDIPWVSGKDLKSASLDDAADHASAAGVAAGSRLAPADAVLLLVRGMGLAKDLPVAQITRPMAFNQDVKALVSRSTFSGRFLRAAIYAGKERLLRQIARSAHGTMTLNLHDIETFEVACPTDPDEAEQIVAILETIELKRRHHLRKGEAFQELLDALLHGLFSGTTTVDELDLSALPLAPTDAQEGAE is encoded by the coding sequence ATGACCGCGCTGGCTGATGACGGGTTGGCCGAGCTCGACTCCTTGCCTGCTGGGTGGACCGCTGGGGTTCTCGGCGACTACATCGAGCGCCCGGAGTACGGCTACACGGATAGCGCGTCGGACGACGCGAGCGGTACCAAGTTCCTCCGCATTACCGACATCCAGGGCGGCCAGGTCGACTGGGTGACGGTGCCGTACTGCAAGTGCCCGCCGGACGTGCTCCGCAGCAAGCGCCTGCTCCCCGGAGACGTGGTGGTCGCTCGTATCGGGGCGACGACCGGTAAGTCGTTCTACATCGGCACGACGCCCGACGATGCGGTCTTTGCCTCGTACCTGATCCGGCTGAGAGCCAAGCGGCGCAAACTCCTGCCGAGGTACCTGTACTTCTACATGCAGACCGATGAGTACTGGGCGCACATCGATCTGCACAAGGGTGACCGGCTCAAGGGCGGCGTGAACATCGCCGTCCTGGAGTCCATGCCGGTCGTGATTCCGCCGGTCGAGGAGCAGGCTCGCATTGTGCAGGTTCTGGACCTTCTCCAGGCCGCGGTGCGCTCGGAGTCGGCTTGTGCGGTTCAGGCCACCACACTCGGTGACGGCGCCCTGGCCGAGCTGTTCTCCCTCGGTCTTCGGCGCGAACCGCAGCAGGAGACCGAGATCGGCCTCATGCCGGCAAGCTGGCGTCCCCGGCCCATCGCGGACCTCTGTGACATCTGGAGCGGGGGGACGCCTCGTAAGGCCGAGAAGGCGTACTGGACGGGTGACATCCCGTGGGTGTCTGGGAAGGACTTGAAGTCGGCGTCGCTCGATGACGCCGCTGACCACGCTTCGGCCGCTGGCGTCGCTGCCGGGAGTCGTCTCGCACCGGCCGACGCGGTCCTGCTCCTCGTCCGTGGAATGGGCCTGGCCAAGGATCTGCCGGTCGCGCAGATCACCCGTCCCATGGCGTTCAACCAAGACGTCAAGGCCTTGGTCTCACGCAGCACCTTCTCCGGACGCTTCCTTCGGGCGGCGATCTACGCCGGCAAGGAGCGCTTGTTGCGCCAGATCGCACGGTCGGCCCACGGCACCATGACACTCAACCTCCACGACATCGAGACCTTCGAGGTCGCGTGTCCGACGGATCCCGACGAGGCGGAGCAGATCGTCGCCATCCTCGAGACGATCGAGCTCAAGCGTAGGCACCACCTGCGGAAGGGTGAGGCGTTCCAGGAACTTCTGGACGCGCTTCTGCACGGCCTGTTCTCCGGGACGACCACGGTGGACGAGCTCGATCTCTCGGCACTGCCACTGGCTCCGACCGACGCTCAGGAGGGTGCAGAGTGA
- a CDS encoding N-6 DNA methylase, which translates to MTSLDVPATLLAIRASLDLTQAQLAEKLGVSFATVNRWEGGGNKPQRAPMARILDVAAEAGIDVGDIEATATPAPTRRRGRAAATTSTRSMEQMLWDAASSIRGEKDAPKFKDYLLPLLFLKRLSDVFDDEIARLAEEFGDRGGGIGDRRVRPQPAALLPPARGALGGHQRPRLRFEWPVDDRGRSTAPRDIGEHLTKAVRAVVRHNPDLSGVIDVVDFAAERNGERDINPAKLRGVVETFSDPRYRLGLADVQPDFLGRAYEYLLRKFAEGSGQSAGEFFTPTEVGFLMANILRPKPGETCHDYACGSGGLLIKLQLVARELDPTSKVPLKLYGQELQAESYAVARMNTIIHDMDVDLRARRHHDQPQVPRCRWLADALRPCSRQPDVEPTLRLGPLRRRSLRPVPQGGRRDLRQGRLGLAAAHASRQ; encoded by the coding sequence ATGACATCTCTTGACGTGCCTGCGACGCTGCTCGCTATCAGGGCCAGTCTGGACCTCACCCAGGCTCAGCTGGCAGAGAAGCTGGGCGTGTCGTTTGCGACGGTGAACCGCTGGGAGGGCGGCGGCAACAAGCCCCAGCGCGCCCCGATGGCGCGCATCCTGGATGTGGCGGCCGAGGCTGGCATTGACGTCGGGGACATCGAAGCGACTGCCACGCCTGCGCCCACCCGTCGGCGGGGACGCGCCGCAGCGACGACCAGCACCAGGTCCATGGAACAGATGCTCTGGGATGCGGCCAGCTCCATCCGAGGCGAGAAGGATGCGCCGAAGTTCAAGGACTACCTGCTCCCGCTGCTCTTCCTGAAGCGCCTCTCTGACGTCTTCGACGACGAGATCGCTCGCCTTGCCGAAGAGTTCGGTGACCGCGGAGGTGGCATTGGAGATCGCCGAGTCCGACCACAGCCTGCTGCGCTTCTACCTCCCGCCCGAGGCGCGTTGGGCGGTCATCAGCGGCCGCGACTGCGCTTCGAGTGGCCAGTAGATGATCGCGGCCGGTCGACGGCACCGCGAGACATCGGGGAGCACCTGACCAAGGCAGTCCGGGCCGTTGTGCGCCACAACCCCGATCTGTCTGGTGTGATCGACGTTGTCGACTTCGCCGCCGAGCGCAACGGCGAGCGCGACATCAACCCAGCCAAGCTGCGCGGCGTCGTCGAAACCTTCTCCGACCCTCGCTACCGGCTCGGTCTCGCCGACGTGCAGCCGGACTTCCTCGGCCGGGCGTACGAGTATCTGCTTCGGAAGTTCGCCGAAGGCTCGGGCCAGAGCGCCGGCGAATTCTTCACTCCGACCGAAGTCGGCTTCCTGATGGCGAACATCCTGCGGCCGAAGCCAGGGGAGACCTGCCACGACTACGCGTGCGGCTCGGGTGGGCTCCTCATCAAGCTGCAGCTCGTGGCCCGCGAGCTTGATCCCACTAGCAAGGTACCGCTCAAGTTGTACGGGCAGGAGCTCCAGGCCGAGAGCTACGCAGTGGCTCGGATGAACACGATCATCCACGACATGGACGTCGACCTGCGCGCGCGGCGACACCATGATCAACCCCAAGTTCCGCGATGTCGCTGGCTCGCTGATGCGCTTCGACCTTGTAGTCGCCAACCCGATGTGGAACCAACCCTTCGACTCGGACCTCTTCGCCGACGATCCCTTCGACCGGTTCCTCAAGGCGGGCGGCGCGACCTCCGGCAAGGGCGACTGGGCCTGGCTGCAGCACACGCATCTCGACAATGA
- a CDS encoding type I restriction endonuclease, with translation MTTLKINEGDTVQFPMVKHAVEIGWSPLNPAEAEAKRQGRANMIFRDDLEAKLLVFNAWLSEDQARAIVDTIDALPTTIEGNREVLAWIRGERQWYDEAEKRHRPIQVIDFDAPSNNDFVVTWEWKIEPLARKGNRADVMFVVNGAAGGDRRAQEPEGRRTRSTGL, from the coding sequence GTGACCACGCTCAAGATCAACGAGGGCGACACCGTGCAGTTCCCGATGGTGAAGCACGCCGTCGAGATCGGCTGGTCGCCGCTTAACCCGGCCGAGGCGGAGGCCAAGCGCCAGGGGCGCGCCAACATGATCTTCCGCGACGACCTGGAGGCCAAGTTGCTGGTGTTCAACGCCTGGCTGAGCGAGGACCAGGCGCGCGCCATCGTCGACACCATCGACGCGCTGCCGACCACGATCGAGGGCAACCGCGAGGTGTTGGCCTGGATCCGGGGCGAGCGCCAGTGGTACGACGAGGCTGAGAAGCGTCACCGCCCGATCCAGGTCATCGACTTCGACGCGCCCAGTAACAACGACTTCGTCGTCACGTGGGAGTGGAAGATCGAGCCGCTCGCTCGTAAGGGCAACCGTGCCGACGTCATGTTTGTCGTCAACGGCGCTGCCGGTGGCGATCGTCGAGCACAAGAACCCGAAGGACGGCGGACGCGCTCGACCGGGCTGTGA
- a CDS encoding ATP-binding protein, which produces MSKNPQASRFREVSTAAKRILALGESDRYEFKRDVDVVTPRLLAALANWVSLEPSRDAAHLLVGVDEVEDKDTGLVLGVPFGLPKGLDKAVARIQDMASKTRPIPVDVRIIEEGVDEPTPFLRVEIRPTMAPHFDDEGRRQTRQGRSTRALTDDELLGIYLDREAGSFATRFRQTTTELQSAVGAVGNQVDQIAEGIQRNIAEPIERMTATAEEAAEAARSAASAADSANAAADTTSYEVEHVQRLVRDLQDAVNDLDDESHENLVFRIVQARRKVWWNFTLDTFEHTSARATKLDEQLRELLARDVSFEPDRNSWELAVWQDLLRDRQEQRRGRGTQKWWMEAIRQVFTFMERPAYAAPDLPDLRSAIQADIDHEVDDPESITNQFKALLDE; this is translated from the coding sequence GTGAGCAAGAATCCTCAGGCCTCCCGCTTCAGGGAGGTGAGCACCGCAGCGAAGCGCATCCTCGCGCTCGGAGAGTCGGATCGCTACGAGTTCAAGCGCGACGTCGACGTCGTCACCCCAAGACTGCTCGCGGCTCTCGCAAACTGGGTCTCACTCGAACCGAGTCGCGACGCCGCTCACCTTCTGGTCGGCGTCGACGAGGTCGAAGACAAGGACACTGGCCTCGTACTTGGAGTGCCCTTCGGCCTCCCCAAGGGCCTCGACAAAGCCGTGGCCCGGATCCAAGACATGGCCAGCAAGACCCGTCCAATCCCCGTAGATGTCCGGATCATCGAGGAAGGAGTCGACGAGCCGACGCCGTTCCTCCGGGTCGAGATCCGTCCGACAATGGCGCCGCACTTCGACGACGAGGGCCGCCGCCAGACACGACAGGGCAGATCCACCCGAGCGCTCACGGACGACGAGCTCCTCGGCATCTACCTCGATCGCGAAGCTGGAAGCTTCGCCACTCGCTTCCGTCAGACAACGACGGAGTTGCAGTCCGCGGTCGGAGCAGTTGGCAACCAAGTCGACCAGATCGCGGAAGGCATCCAGAGGAACATCGCTGAGCCGATCGAGCGCATGACAGCGACTGCCGAGGAGGCCGCCGAGGCGGCACGATCTGCGGCATCTGCAGCCGACTCCGCCAATGCCGCCGCTGACACGACATCGTACGAGGTAGAACACGTCCAACGCTTGGTGAGAGATCTCCAGGACGCCGTCAACGATCTCGACGACGAGTCTCACGAGAACCTTGTGTTCCGGATCGTCCAGGCACGGCGCAAAGTGTGGTGGAACTTCACCCTGGACACCTTCGAGCACACGTCAGCCCGGGCTACCAAGCTCGACGAACAGCTCCGAGAACTCCTGGCTCGCGACGTCTCGTTCGAGCCTGATCGAAACAGCTGGGAGCTCGCCGTGTGGCAGGACCTTCTGCGCGACCGGCAGGAACAGCGTCGAGGGCGCGGAACGCAGAAATGGTGGATGGAAGCGATCAGGCAGGTGTTCACGTTCATGGAGCGCCCCGCCTACGCGGCCCCTGACCTCCCGGACCTGCGCTCAGCGATCCAGGCGGACATCGACCACGAGGTCGACGATCCCGAGAGCATCACGAACCAGTTCAAGGCACTACTGGACGAATAG